A single region of the Nocardioides ochotonae genome encodes:
- a CDS encoding SigE family RNA polymerase sigma factor, translated as MSTQARAAQEAAFTEFAQARMPHLYRSAWLLCGDRHRAEDLVQETLARVYSRWGPAIANPAAYAQTTLTRTWISQQRRRSTHERPVERFPDAPAPSAPDELRLTLLTALAGLEPLDRAVVVLRHLDDLSTEEVAHLLGLSNGAVRKRLMRALQRLRDHLDVPFTDLVPEGVPS; from the coding sequence ATGAGTACCCAGGCGCGGGCGGCCCAGGAGGCCGCTTTCACCGAGTTCGCGCAGGCGCGGATGCCACATCTGTACCGGTCCGCGTGGCTGCTGTGCGGCGACCGCCACCGGGCGGAGGACCTCGTGCAGGAGACGCTGGCGCGGGTGTACAGCCGGTGGGGGCCGGCGATCGCCAACCCCGCGGCGTACGCCCAGACCACGCTGACCCGCACCTGGATCAGCCAGCAGCGACGCCGCAGCACCCACGAACGGCCGGTGGAGCGGTTCCCCGACGCACCGGCACCGTCCGCACCGGACGAGCTGCGGCTCACCCTGCTCACGGCACTCGCCGGGCTCGAGCCCCTCGACCGGGCGGTCGTGGTCCTGCGCCACCTCGACGACCTCTCGACCGAGGAGGTGGCGCACCTGCTCGGCCTCAGCAACGGAGCCGTCCGCAAGCGCCTGATGCGGGCCCTGCAGCGCCTGCGCGACCACCTCGACGTCCCGTTCACCGATCTCGTGCCCGAAGGAGTCCCCTCATGA
- the glgX gene encoding glycogen debranching protein GlgX — protein sequence MSPRPWKHLGERAAVWPGRNFPLGATWSPEATNFAVHAPQATAAWVCVFDDEGGEQRHELSEQQLGIWHGALPGLAPGTRYGYRVDGPWDPDRGARFNVDKLLLDPYARAVSGDLRVDPAIFGYVPGSPGTRSTSDSAPYVPRSVVHHDDFDWGGEVPLRRRWRDTVIYELHVKGMTQLHDRVPEHLRGTYAGLASPAVIDYLHDLGVTAVELLPVHQFVSEPGVVARGLSNYWGYNSIGFFAPHHAYSSSGDRGQQVTEFKAMVKAFHDAGLEVLLDVVYNHTAEGGPLGPTLSFRGLDDHLYQRVGPGAAAGTSPDDYWDVTGCGNTVDASQPFALRLILDSLRYWVTEMHVDGFRFDLMSALTRTEHRVDMRSHLLTSIGQDPLLRHVKLVAEPWDASMDGYRVGGFPPPWVEWNDQYRDEIRDFWRNHSPGIRTVATRLAGSSDLYADDGRSPYNSINFVTAHDGFTVRDLVTYEHKHNEANGEDNRDGTDNNRSWNHGVEGESDDPALCAVRRRQAANLMATLCLSTGVPMITAGDERGRTQRGNNNAYCQDNAISWIDWSPDDAWLDVYEITKTALRLRREHPVLRQRHWFAGRPTMVGGPKDLAWLHPSGREMSGADWHDPELRTVGMFLNGHPLGAPGPHGEQQHDSSFMLWFNAGWLPQVVDLPENDWVQAGHVVLSTDETIPVGTEVHAGEQLAIGRRAVVVLQEAPGS from the coding sequence AGCGCGCGGCGGTCTGGCCCGGTCGCAACTTCCCGCTCGGCGCGACCTGGTCACCCGAGGCCACCAACTTCGCCGTCCATGCCCCACAGGCGACCGCGGCGTGGGTGTGCGTCTTCGACGACGAGGGCGGCGAGCAGCGCCACGAGCTGTCCGAGCAGCAGCTCGGGATCTGGCACGGCGCGCTCCCGGGCCTGGCTCCCGGGACCCGTTACGGCTACCGGGTGGACGGCCCCTGGGACCCCGACCGCGGCGCCCGCTTCAACGTCGACAAGCTGCTCCTGGACCCCTACGCCCGCGCCGTGTCCGGCGACCTGAGGGTCGACCCGGCGATCTTCGGCTACGTGCCCGGCTCGCCGGGGACGCGCAGCACCTCCGACTCCGCGCCGTACGTCCCGCGCAGCGTCGTGCACCACGACGACTTCGACTGGGGCGGGGAGGTCCCGCTGCGGCGGCGCTGGCGCGACACGGTGATCTATGAGCTGCACGTCAAGGGCATGACCCAGCTGCACGACCGGGTGCCCGAGCACCTGCGCGGCACCTACGCCGGGCTCGCCTCCCCGGCCGTCATCGACTACCTGCACGACCTCGGCGTCACCGCCGTCGAGCTGCTGCCCGTCCACCAGTTCGTCTCCGAGCCCGGCGTGGTCGCGCGCGGGCTGAGCAACTACTGGGGCTACAACTCCATCGGCTTCTTCGCGCCCCACCACGCCTACTCCTCCTCCGGCGACCGCGGCCAGCAGGTCACGGAGTTCAAGGCCATGGTCAAGGCCTTCCACGACGCGGGCCTGGAGGTGCTCCTCGACGTCGTGTACAACCACACCGCCGAGGGCGGCCCGCTGGGCCCGACCCTGTCCTTCCGTGGCCTCGACGACCACCTCTACCAGCGCGTCGGACCCGGTGCGGCGGCCGGCACCTCGCCCGACGACTACTGGGACGTCACGGGCTGCGGCAACACCGTCGACGCCTCGCAGCCCTTCGCGCTGCGCCTGATCCTGGACTCGCTGCGCTACTGGGTCACCGAGATGCACGTCGACGGCTTCCGCTTCGACCTGATGTCGGCCCTGACTCGCACCGAGCACCGCGTCGACATGCGCTCGCACCTGCTCACCTCAATCGGGCAGGACCCGCTGCTGCGCCACGTCAAGCTCGTCGCCGAGCCCTGGGACGCCTCCATGGACGGCTACCGCGTCGGCGGCTTCCCGCCGCCGTGGGTGGAGTGGAACGACCAGTACCGCGACGAGATCCGCGACTTCTGGCGCAACCACTCCCCCGGCATCCGCACCGTCGCCACCCGCCTGGCCGGCTCCAGCGACCTGTACGCCGACGACGGGCGCTCGCCGTACAACTCCATCAACTTCGTCACCGCGCACGACGGGTTCACGGTGCGCGACCTGGTCACCTACGAGCACAAGCACAACGAGGCCAACGGCGAGGACAACCGCGACGGCACCGACAACAACCGGTCCTGGAACCACGGGGTCGAGGGCGAGTCCGACGACCCCGCGCTGTGCGCCGTACGCCGCCGGCAGGCGGCGAACCTGATGGCGACGCTGTGCCTGTCCACCGGCGTGCCGATGATCACCGCCGGCGACGAGCGCGGCCGCACCCAGCGCGGCAACAACAACGCCTACTGCCAGGACAACGCGATCTCCTGGATCGACTGGAGCCCCGACGACGCCTGGCTCGACGTCTACGAGATCACCAAGACCGCACTGCGGCTGCGCCGCGAGCACCCCGTGCTGCGTCAGCGGCACTGGTTCGCCGGGCGCCCGACGATGGTCGGCGGGCCCAAGGACCTCGCCTGGTTGCATCCCAGCGGGCGCGAGATGAGCGGCGCGGACTGGCACGACCCCGAGCTGCGCACGGTCGGCATGTTCCTCAACGGCCATCCGCTCGGCGCCCCCGGACCGCACGGGGAGCAGCAGCACGACTCCTCGTTCATGCTCTGGTTCAACGCCGGCTGGCTGCCCCAGGTCGTGGACCTGCCGGAGAACGACTGGGTGCAGGCCGGCCACGTCGTGCTCTCCACCGACGAGACGATCCCGGTCGGCACCGAGGTGCACGCCGGCGAGCAGCTGGCGATCGGGCGCCGCGCCGTCGTGGTGCTCCAGGAGGCTCCGGGCTCCTGA